The Faecalibacterium prausnitzii genome includes a window with the following:
- a CDS encoding DUF4304 domain-containing protein, which produces MEKKDFPKGTKPREIFVYTCERIAEPLNPLGYKYRKSKNDIYKKDGIFVFSFYFSPSIRFGSTTFTAFFDVSSPVIAQWRSEQEGTEETYDGIVGTSIARLTHRYDDFPRYEVSTLLERERSIQEISGQIQDYALPFFARFSNLPKLLDDVEQEGFFPHRKGFDVPKRNREFIECFREYLQKQ; this is translated from the coding sequence ATGGAGAAGAAGGATTTTCCCAAGGGAACCAAGCCCCGTGAGATCTTCGTCTATACCTGTGAGCGGATCGCGGAGCCTTTGAACCCGCTGGGCTACAAATACCGCAAGAGCAAAAATGACATCTACAAAAAAGACGGCATCTTTGTGTTCTCCTTTTACTTTTCCCCCTCCATCCGCTTTGGCTCCACCACTTTTACTGCCTTCTTCGATGTGAGTTCCCCGGTGATTGCCCAGTGGCGCAGTGAGCAGGAAGGGACGGAGGAAACCTATGATGGTATCGTGGGTACCTCCATCGCCCGGCTGACCCACCGGTATGATGACTTCCCCCGCTATGAGGTATCTACTCTGCTGGAGCGGGAACGCTCTATCCAGGAAATTTCCGGGCAGATCCAGGACTATGCACTACCATTCTTTGCCCGGTTTTCCAATCTGCCCAAGCTGCTGGACGATGTGGAACAGGAGGGGTTCTTCCCCCATCGGAAGGGGTTCGATGTCCCTAAGCGGAATCGGGAGTTCATCGAATGCTTCCGGGAGTATCTCCAAAAGCAGTAG
- a CDS encoding CbrC family protein, giving the protein MTEYQKTYIELKKQFVATNEGPDSVRALYTFKEELEQSEDQQAKEVLVDVYDLLDFKKDAYELLCQIGNRSDKKTLKRLGTLKDYAENWGNHYALPKPKTPEEKQKEKERQAQLGLPAFRYHPNPLETGAFEESADGVVCDCCGKTTHIFYTNPFFSVEDIAYLCPACIASGEAARKYDGSFQDDFSVDDGVDDPEKLDELIHRTPGYSGWQQEYWRAHCGDYCAFWGYVGARELRALGVLEEVLDDPMWDEEQKGMIRESVNGGHLQCYLFQCLHCGKHLVWMDFD; this is encoded by the coding sequence ATGACAGAATATCAGAAAACCTATATCGAACTAAAAAAACAGTTTGTTGCGACCAATGAAGGTCCGGACAGTGTCCGCGCTCTATATACCTTCAAGGAAGAACTTGAGCAGAGTGAGGATCAGCAGGCCAAAGAAGTGCTGGTGGATGTATATGACCTGCTGGACTTTAAGAAGGACGCCTACGAGCTGCTTTGCCAAATTGGAAATCGTTCCGATAAAAAGACCCTCAAGCGGCTGGGTACGCTGAAGGACTATGCGGAAAACTGGGGCAATCATTATGCCCTCCCCAAGCCCAAAACGCCGGAGGAAAAGCAGAAAGAAAAGGAACGGCAGGCCCAGCTGGGCCTGCCCGCCTTCCGGTATCACCCAAACCCTCTGGAAACTGGGGCTTTTGAGGAATCCGCAGACGGCGTTGTCTGCGACTGCTGTGGCAAGACGACCCATATTTTCTATACCAATCCGTTCTTTTCCGTGGAGGATATTGCATATCTGTGCCCGGCGTGTATCGCCAGCGGCGAGGCGGCCCGGAAATATGACGGCAGCTTTCAAGATGATTTCTCTGTGGACGATGGCGTAGACGATCCGGAGAAGCTGGACGAGCTGATCCACCGTACTCCCGGCTACTCCGGCTGGCAGCAGGAATACTGGCGGGCCCACTGTGGCGATTACTGCGCCTTTTGGGGCTATGTGGGCGCCAGAGAACTGCGGGCACTGGGTGTGCTGGAGGAGGTGCTGGACGACCCCATGTGGGACGAGGAGCAGAAGGGAATGATCCGGGAATCCGTCAATGGCGGGCATCTGCAATGCTATCTGTTCCAGTGCCTCCACTGCGGAAAACACCTGGTCTGGATGGATTTTGATTGA